From Pseudomonadota bacterium, one genomic window encodes:
- a CDS encoding DUF1998 domain-containing protein: MAACQRGHLSDFRWILFCHSDRDGGICDRPELYLHEGATGDFGKIVVKCRNCHERQPMNRATVLPYDCHGDRPWLGGRAANESCDERMKLLVRTASDAYFSQFVSALRLPDPEPDPLRRRIREKDVWKIVKDAKDAAALETLLGIVGFLRESLSGYSAAQIAEVVKREHAAEAGQGEAPLRSAEFERITSSPMEQPGVVPDAGVEFAAYRVPKERTDFPPGIAELVVVPELREVRVQVSFSRFDSVSANLQGEFDFEERKIKPAPLTMPGGNEKWLPAAEVRGEGIFVRLDEEYVRSWEKRPAVQERADKLLRAVAADGRGIFPGARFYMLHSMSHLLMTAISLECGYAASALRERIYCSLPGEPDMAAVLISTGTTGSEGTLGGLVEEGRRLRRHLREAWDLGRLCSNDPVCAAHDPSSDSSDRRTEGAACHGCLYVAECSCERFNRFLDRALVLPTIGNDSDLAFFQGRP; the protein is encoded by the coding sequence GTGGCCGCGTGTCAGCGGGGTCACCTGTCGGACTTCCGGTGGATCCTCTTCTGCCACAGTGATCGCGACGGCGGCATTTGCGACCGCCCGGAGCTGTACCTCCATGAGGGAGCGACCGGCGACTTCGGGAAGATCGTGGTGAAGTGCCGCAACTGCCACGAGAGGCAGCCCATGAACCGGGCGACGGTCCTTCCCTACGACTGCCACGGGGACCGCCCATGGCTCGGCGGGCGCGCCGCCAACGAGAGTTGCGACGAACGGATGAAGCTTCTGGTCCGGACGGCATCCGATGCCTACTTCTCGCAGTTCGTCAGTGCCCTCCGCCTGCCCGATCCCGAACCGGACCCGCTTCGTCGTCGAATCCGAGAGAAGGACGTTTGGAAGATCGTCAAGGACGCGAAGGATGCGGCGGCGCTCGAGACCCTGCTGGGGATCGTCGGCTTTCTTCGCGAGTCCCTGAGTGGCTACTCGGCGGCCCAGATTGCCGAAGTCGTGAAGCGGGAGCACGCCGCGGAAGCGGGCCAAGGTGAAGCGCCCCTCCGCTCCGCGGAGTTCGAGCGGATCACCTCGTCGCCCATGGAGCAGCCGGGCGTCGTGCCGGACGCCGGCGTCGAGTTCGCCGCCTACCGCGTGCCGAAGGAACGCACCGACTTCCCGCCAGGGATCGCCGAGCTGGTCGTGGTGCCGGAGCTCCGCGAAGTGAGGGTTCAAGTGAGCTTCAGTCGCTTCGACTCGGTGAGCGCGAACCTTCAGGGCGAGTTCGACTTCGAGGAACGGAAAATCAAGCCGGCGCCCCTCACCATGCCCGGCGGCAACGAGAAGTGGCTTCCCGCCGCCGAGGTTCGCGGCGAGGGGATCTTCGTCCGCCTCGACGAGGAGTATGTCCGCTCCTGGGAGAAACGCCCTGCCGTCCAGGAGCGCGCCGACAAGCTGCTGCGCGCGGTCGCGGCCGATGGCCGCGGCATCTTCCCCGGTGCCCGCTTCTACATGCTCCACTCCATGTCGCACCTCCTGATGACCGCGATCAGCCTGGAGTGCGGCTACGCGGCGAGCGCCCTTCGGGAGCGGATCTACTGCTCCCTTCCGGGTGAGCCCGACATGGCCGCGGTCCTCATAAGCACCGGCACCACCGGAAGCGAGGGCACCCTCGGCGGCCTGGTCGAAGAAGGCCGCCGGCTGCGCCGCCACCTCCGCGAAGCCTGGGATCTCGGCCGCCTCTGCTCCAACGACCCCGTCTGCGCCGCGCACGACCCGTCCAGCGACAGCAGCGACCGCCGCACCGAAGGCGCCGCCTGCCACGGCTGCCTCTACGTCGCCGAGTGTTCCTGCGAGCGCTTCAACCGCTTCCTCGATCGGGCCCTGGTCCTGCCCACCATCGGCAACGACTCCGACCTCGCCTTCTTCCAGGGGCGACCATGA